In the Flavobacterium sp. 90 genome, GATTAAAAAGATAACAGCGTGCCGTAGGTACGCAACAAAACGTACCTACAGCACGCTAGATATATTTTCGATTTATTTTTTTACCAATATGTTGTACCTATAAGGCACAAAAAAACTTTAAAATTTTGATTTGAATATGTTCAACCTATTAATTAAATACAAAAAACCAATTATCATCACTACATCTGTTATTGTATTGCAGCTTATTTTTGGCTTTGACCCAAAGTTTTGCATTATCAATATCATTTGGTTATTCGTTTAAAATTATGAAAAAGAAGATTCTCGTACTTTGCACCGGAAATAGTTGCAGAAGTCAAATTGCTGAAGCCTATTTAAGGCATTTTTTTGATGATAAAGCCGAAGTTTACAGCGCCGGAGTTGAAACACATGGCGTAAATCCCAGGGCGATTGCAACGATGAAAGAAGACGGAATTGATATTTCAAATCACACGTCGAATCATGTTGATGAATATGAAAATATTGATTTTGATATCGTAATTACCGTTTGTGACAATGCCAAAGAACGATGTCCGTTTTTGCCAACAAAAGCTAAAAAACTACATCAAAACTTTCCTGATCCTGCAAAAGCGACTGGAACTGAGGAAGAAATTTTAAACGAATTCAGACGCGTCAGACTAATGATTAAGGAATATTGCAGTGCATTACAAATTTCTTAATTGCTGTTGAATTACAATTAAAAAGCCTATTTCCACATCTCTTGGAAATAGGCTTTTTCTTTTAGAACTCGACTCTAAATATGAATTTTCCCTTTATTTTAAAGCTTGTTTTAGCTCTGCTATTTTCTTATTAACTCTTGCGCGATAATCTGTATCTGTGCTTAATTCTGCTGCTTTTGTATAACTCAACAAAGCATTTTTTATATCCTTATTTACTTCATAAGCTTCTGCTAAACTATCATAAACATTACTGGATTTAGGATATTCTTTGGCATTTAGGCTAAAAACCGAAACTGCTTCAGGCACTTTTTGATCGTGATATAAAAGTATGTATCCAATTCTATTAAGATGTTCCTCTAAATTGACATTCGCGTATTTTGGATCTTTTTTCAAAGAAGCAAAAGTATTTTTTAAACCCGAAACGTTTTCCTGCGCACTTTTCATTAAAGTTTCATACGCTGCAAAGCCATAATCTATGATATCGTTATCAACAAAATGAGCAATCTGATTGATGATATCTTCGACATTTGCATCACTTCCAATTCCGTTTGCCATAAATATAATACTCAAATTATCGTTTGGAAAATTTCTGTAAGCAACTCTTCTACCTCCAGAAAAACCATAAGATGTATGTCCGTTTATAATGCGTTCATCCCAGCCTAAAGTAAATTTATAATCGGTTTTTGTAAACGGAAATAAAGTCCACATTGTGTTTTTAGTTTTCTCATTAATGAGTTTATTTTCATTGAATTTACTATCCCATTTTATAAATTCATCCATCGTAATATTGATTCCGTTACAGCTATTTAAGTAACTTCCGTTATTAGAAAGTCCGATTTGCATTTTACCTCCCGAAAAATTATTGTAAGGTGTAACTCTGTTTGCAAAAATATCTCTGGAATCTGTAGAGAAAAAAACATCTTTATTTTCAGCCTGATTTCCAAACTGGTTTTCGATTATAAATGTTTCAATATTTTGTTTGCTAATGGTTTCGATAATCTTTTGAAGCAACCAAAAATTCGTTTGATTGTACTCATATTTTTCGCCTTTTTCGAATTGAATCGCATCGGCAAATACTTTTGCTTTGGCTTCATTTTCCGGCAATTGTTCATAATTTACAATATCCGGAAGTCCCGAAGAATGTGTAACCAAATGTTTGACTTGAACTGAATTCCATGTTGCCGGCAAATCAGGAAGGTATTTTGAAATAGGATCTTCTAATGCCAGTTTATTTTGTTCAATCAATTGAAAAACTCCTATAACAATAATCGTTTTTGTCAAAGAATAAATTCTGAAAATAGATTTATCCGAAACTGGTACATCAAACTCAATATTTGCTTTTCCGTAATTATTTCTATGAATAACTTTTCCGTTTTTTATTACCGCAACGGCGATTCCGGGCATATTATACTTGGTTGTAACCTCAGTTAAATAGTTATCAATTTGTGTACTTGATTCCTTTATTGTCTTTGGTTTTTCCTGTGCCGATAAAATCATAAACGATAATAATGAAGTAAGCGAAATAAATAGTTTTGTCATAGTAAATGGTTTTCAAGAATAGACGCTACTTTTTTGTTTTTGTGACAGTTATTACAACTTTTTTATTTTGGATAACTTTTATTCTTCAAACAAAGCATCAAACTTTTTTATCAAAATACTTTGTTTATTTTTCTTCTCCAAAGCAATAAAAATGTATTTATCATTAAAATATAAGATCTCAGGAGCTTTAGAATAACAATCTTTTTTCTCAATATCATGAAGTAAAACCTGAATATTTTCTATGCCTGAAAAATCTTTTGAAACTTTAGAAAAACAGATAAATGTAATTGTCATATTCAATATTAATACAATCGATACATATAGACCAAAAGTTAGTTTTCTGTGGATAAATTCTCCAAAACAGACATAAGCCAAACCAGTCAAAAAGCTTAAAAGGAACAAAAACTTCCATAATGAGTTAAGCTCTTTTAATTGTATGATGTCTTGAATATCACTAATTATCCATCCAATAATTAAAAGCGTAATAATCAATGCAATAAATAT is a window encoding:
- a CDS encoding arsenate reductase ArsC — protein: MKKKILVLCTGNSCRSQIAEAYLRHFFDDKAEVYSAGVETHGVNPRAIATMKEDGIDISNHTSNHVDEYENIDFDIVITVCDNAKERCPFLPTKAKKLHQNFPDPAKATGTEEEILNEFRRVRLMIKEYCSALQIS
- a CDS encoding serine hydrolase domain-containing protein; translated protein: MTKLFISLTSLLSFMILSAQEKPKTIKESSTQIDNYLTEVTTKYNMPGIAVAVIKNGKVIHRNNYGKANIEFDVPVSDKSIFRIYSLTKTIIVIGVFQLIEQNKLALEDPISKYLPDLPATWNSVQVKHLVTHSSGLPDIVNYEQLPENEAKAKVFADAIQFEKGEKYEYNQTNFWLLQKIIETISKQNIETFIIENQFGNQAENKDVFFSTDSRDIFANRVTPYNNFSGGKMQIGLSNNGSYLNSCNGINITMDEFIKWDSKFNENKLINEKTKNTMWTLFPFTKTDYKFTLGWDERIINGHTSYGFSGGRRVAYRNFPNDNLSIIFMANGIGSDANVEDIINQIAHFVDNDIIDYGFAAYETLMKSAQENVSGLKNTFASLKKDPKYANVNLEEHLNRIGYILLYHDQKVPEAVSVFSLNAKEYPKSSNVYDSLAEAYEVNKDIKNALLSYTKAAELSTDTDYRARVNKKIAELKQALK